The bacterium DNA segment TTTTTACAATGGTTTTTTATTAACAGAGACCCTTTGTGTTTTTCTTGTAGTTATTTCAATATACTATTATTCACTTTGCTTAATTTCAAAAGAAGAAAAATTAAATGAAATAAAAGCAGGTATTTTTTTCGGTCTTTCAGGACTTTGTAGACCAACATTAGAATCTTTTTTCCCTTTTGCAATGGTATATTTACTTTTTTTAAAGGAAATTCCTATTAAAAAGAGATTGCAGAAAATTATTTTAATTTCCCTATTTTTTGTTTTTACTATTTCTCCATGGATAATAAGAAACTATGTTATTTTTAAAAAATTTATACCAGGAACAACAATGGGTGGATGGGTTTTCTGGGAAGGCAATAATCCAAAAAGTGATGGTGGTCCATGTAGTTATTTTCCGGAAAATATTTTACAAATGGAAGAATTAGCAAGAGATAAATTTCTTTATAGAAAAACAATTGAAGTTATAAAACAAAATCCATCAAGATTTGTATACCTGTTAAAAAATAAATTTGTTAGATTCTGGAATATTACGCTAAATGCTTCTGATTTTCAAAAACCGCTTTACAAAATTTTATCTATTATTAGTTTTGGATTTTTACTTCCATTTTTTCTTATTGGGTTTTTTATTACATTTAAAAATAAAAATGCTCTTA contains these protein-coding regions:
- a CDS encoding glycosyltransferase family 39 protein, translating into MERIYKRKILILFFVAFLLRFAFILTLKNHFYFDDEYEYYKMVKNFLSGNGLIVGENLKSFRPPLYPLLLSLLYSLNFNLFFIRVIQCLISAATVIFIYFLGKKVFNEKTGLISGIISAFYPFFIFYNGFLLTETLCVFLVVISIYYYSLCLISKEEKLNEIKAGIFFGLSGLCRPTLESFFPFAMVYLLFLKEIPIKKRLQKIILISLFFVFTISPWIIRNYVIFKKFIPGTTMGGWVFWEGNNPKSDGGPCSYFPENILQMEELARDKFLYRKTIEVIKQNPSRFVYLLKNKFVRFWNITLNASDFQKPLYKILSIISFGFLLPFFLIGFFITFKNKNALIMHLLIIFFTIFHMVFLASIRYRVAIEPFYIIFASYQLTKLTSIWKSRS